Sequence from the Sphingobacteriaceae bacterium GW460-11-11-14-LB5 genome:
GTGATTCGGAGAGTCGCATTTTTGAAACGATGTTTAAAACATATTCTAGCAGTATTTTAGGATTGGGAATTCTCTCACTCTCCGCCGAAAATGGCTTACAAGCCCTTCAAAAGCCCGCAAATTGTACGATAGGGGGGCTTTTCTCGCTAATGCTGCATTCTCTAGACATTAATAATATAGAAACCACATCAATGCAGATTAGAATATATTTTACATTTATTTTCTTATTTGGCTGCTCATTTGCATCTGCCCAAATACTGGATACGGCCAATATAGCAGCCTCAATAATTCCTACATCTGCTAAATTAAAGTATTCAGATAATCGAAAGGTTGATAGTTTATGTACAATGGGCAGCCAATTATCCAGAATGCTTCAATATACAAAAGGCTTAGCCTTTTTTGAAGCGGCAGACTCTTTAGAGAATAACAATGCGCTTATTAAGTCTGAAATAGCCTGGGCATATATGCATATTCCAGATTATGATAAGGCCATAGAAAATTTCAATTTAGCTATTACCATCAATCCCGCCGATTCTTCTTCTAAAAGAAATATAATTATCTGTCACTTATATCAAAAAAAGTACGATGTAGCAATTACAAAAGGCAAACAATATTTAAGTGAATATCCTAATGATCCCGAGGGTTATTATAATTTGATGACTGTATACTATTATTCCCAGGAGCCAAAAAGTGCAATAAGGTTTGGAAAAAAATCTATTCCGCTATATCTAGCTCAAAAAAGCAGATCAGTTTACGATGCCTATTACGTATTGGGTAAGATATACTACGACCAGGGTGATTATCTGAATTCAGGCAAGATGTTTAAATTGGTAACAGAGCGCGGAATAGCCATAGAAGAAAAATACAGGTTACACTAAACTAGATGGACATACATGAAGAAATGGCGAATGACCATTTGGAGTTTATGCTGCCTTAATAATTCTAACGGTTAGTTCATAGTATAAGATTTTCAGGACTTCTTCTTTTTTGTATAATCGGTTCCGAAAGTAAGGTCATCACGCCAACCTCTAATTGTATCGAGATGCTCAGGTAGCAAGCACGCATCAAAAAAAAGGTCAATGACTTTGCACGGCTCAGTAGTCTCATCATTGTCGAGATAAACGATCCGTTTGTGTATACGGTTCTGGGGTAGGTTTCCCATCAAACTAAAATTGAAAGGTTTATAGTTTAATTTTCTGTAGCCAGGATTTCAGGAGTTAATAACTCTGTTTGCCCTGAAGGAACAATAGAGGCGGACTATTATTCAAGCATTTCTATTTTTTTTCATACATGTGATAATACATGCGTGTGATAAAGAACACTATAATGATGAGATAACCGATACTAAAAAGACGGTATACGGTTAAAAACTAACAAATCTTCATGGAGTGACAACTTATTCTTTTTAGTGTGATGGTTTCATAATTTAACTAAATATGAATTCGAATGATCTTAGTTCTCAATAGTTAGAATGAATATACGCTGAGGATTAATGTAAGAACTTTGATATATGATGACATATTTGGAGAGCTCGTTCTCAAACTGTGGATATCCCAGCCAAGCGTCCGCAAGAACGAGGTTTCCGGTCGTCCAATGGACGACCGCCACACGTTTGATATATCTGTTAAACAATCAATCTGATAACAGCCCTCGCAAAGAAGCCTTATTGAAATCTTTGATCTTCAAAACCAGACCTAACCCATCGATCCGCTCATTTTTACAATACCCTTCTCCTGGAAACATCTGCGACCTGGGCAGCCGCTGTTTACTCAGAGATGAAGTAAACGTGCTGATATCATCGCTGAAGTTGATATCGGCCCTTATCATCTGCACAGATCAGGTATATGCTACAGCTGTCAATATGTGGTAGTTATACGTTAATATCCAGCCAGTTATAAGTTTAGTATTTATTAACTTCGTTTAGTTAAAATACAACGACTGAAGCTATTTTGTGCTTTCATTAAGGTGAAAAAAGTGGAAATGGAATTAAACAGCAGACAACTTTAGTTAATAGAATCTTGTGTGAGCTGTTAAAATGAAAAGTGGACTGGGATGCTTGCATATATCATTGAGCAAAAAAATTCTATCGCAATTATAAATTAATCTATAACTAAACCTTAATTGAAAAAGCAATGAAAAAAAACTATTTAAACTTTTTTATGGCAGCACTCTTGTCTGTTTCAGCCCTAAGCTGTAAAAAGCAAAATGCCGTGACTAACGAAGTGGTTGATGCAGACAGATCTGCAAAAATGCATACCTTTAATTTCGACGGCAATAACATTCAGATCAAAGAAGAAAACGGTGTGTATTATCTCGCCGATGATATCACACTTAGTAAAGAACAGTTTAATTTTATAAAAGTTAACAGCAACAAAAACGTGTCTACCTCAGAGCGGGCACTGGTAATAAATGCTTTAGCTAAGCGCTGGCCAGGTGGTATAGTTTATTATGACTTATCGGGCCTTGGTGCCGATACAGCTGCTGCTTTAAAGGCAATGGAATATATTAGCAGGGTTTCTCCTGTAACATTTGTGCAAAGAACTACTCAGGCCAATTACATTAATTTTGTGAAGTCTACTGTCAATACTTCGCCAATAGGAATGATTGGAGGGGCACAGACCGTGAATTTGGTGAATTATAATACTATCGGCATCATTATCCACGAAATATTCCATTCATTGGGCGCAAATCATGAAATGTGCCGCCCAGACCGAGATGATTATATCATTGTGAATTATGACAACATTGATCCAAGTGGTGCATACAATTATAATAAGGTTTCGGCAACAAGTTATACAACTATTGGTACGCCATTAGATATCGAATCAATATTGATGTACGCTGCAGATCCCATCGGAAGTCCCCAAAAGATAACGAAATTAGATGGATCTCGTTATGAGACCTGCTTTCCTTCACCAAACATGAGCCCTGCAGATATTGCAGGCATCAACCACATGTATACCGGTTTTACATATGTTGGCTTACCTGCAAATACTAATTATGAAATTTCTACAGCATTGGATATTACCAAGGTGCTGAACGTATCCGGGAATTACACGGCAGATGGTACGCAGGTCATTTTATGGACAGACGTAAACACCAGTAACGGAAGGTGGAATGTGACCAAAAATGCCAGTGGTTATTATATATTATCTCCGTTAAACGCACCAGGAAAGGTACTTACCGTAGTGGCTGGTGGTATCGCGAATGGTACTAAGCTGGAAATTAGAACAAACACAAGTACAACCTCACAGCAGTTTAATATCATCCCGGTTGAGGGTGGTTATTATATCATTTCTCCACGCAATGTCCCATCCAAAAATATTGATATACCGGGTAGTGCAACCGCAAACGGTACCCTGCCTGGTCTTTGGGGTTATGGTGGTGCCAACAATCAAAAATTCAAATTTAGTACATTTTAAAAAAAATTAAATATGATAAAGCCCGATTCGTAATAAGAATCGGGCTTTTATAATCAATGTGGAGTCCTAAAAAAGGTTGACCAAATCTTAACAAAATGGTCAATAATAATTTAAAAAAATTGCAACGTTCACCCCGGAGTTACAGTGAAAGTTTCAAGCGATTAGTGGTAGAGGAGTACGAGAACGGTCATTTGAATAAAGACCAGTTGCAACGTAAATACGATATCCGCGGAAATCAGTGTATTCAGAATTGGTTACGAAAATATAGTAAATTAGCCTATCCAAGATATAAAAGCATTGGCAGGCCTATGAAGGACAACGATCAACAGCGACTCAAAGAGCTTGAGTTCGAGTTAAAGCAAGAGAACAAGGCATTGGAAAAGAAGTTAAGGGAAGCAGAACATCAGCTTTCCATGTACAAGAAATTTGTTGAGATCGCGGAGCGGGAACTGAACATCGAGATCCGAAAAAAGTCTGGCGCCAAGCAGTTCAAGAAATAGCACTTTTATCCAGTAAGAACACTATTACTAAGTTGTGCAAGCTGTTTGGCTACACGAAACAGGCTTTCTATAAGGCAAGATCCAATAGCTCAAAAAAGACTGTTGCAGAGCAGGAGATCAAAGAGATGGTCCTGAACATTCGACATAAGCTACCGCGGACCGGGGTCCGTAAGCTGCATGTGATGTTACGGGAAAGCATGTCCCGCAAGAACATGTGGGTTGGACGCGACAAACTTTTTGGGATATTAAGATCACAGCATCTGCTGGTCCAACGGAAACGCAAGTATACCAGAACAACTGATTCGAAGCACTGGATGAGGAAATACCCCAACCTAACTAAGGACCTGGAACTAACCATGCCTGAACAGCTATGGGTTTCAGATATAACATACCTACAAACGGTTGCAGGAAATGAATATCTGCATCTGGTTACCGACGCAGGCTCGAAGCTAATAATGGGGTATGAAGTCTGTGGCGATATGAAGGCTGTGTCTACGAAAAAGGCATTGGAGATGGCCATAAGCAAGAGGGAGTATGAGCATCAGCTCATCCACCATTCTGACAGGGGACTACAGTATTGCAGCTATGATTATATCAGGCTTTTATCGCATAACAACATCACAATCAGTATGACTGAAAATGGTGATCCATATGAAAATGCAGTCGCAGAAAGAGTCAATGGGATTTTAAAGGACGAATTTGGATTGGATGCAGTCTTTAAGGGGAAAGCCCAATTATATAAACAAGTGCACCAGGCGATTGAATTATATAACCAGATGAGATTACACTCTTCAGTAAATATGTTAACGCCGAGGCAAGCGCACTCAAAACCTAAGATATTTGTAAAACGGTGGAAGAAAAAAGAACCATCAAAATAGATTTTAATGGTTCTTTTATTTTTATAATTTAGTAAAATAAATAGTCAACTTTTTCAAGGACTAGACACAATTTTTGCTAAACAAAAGTTAACAATAAAACGTTGCTATATCAATATGTAGCCAATGCTTCTTTTATAGGGCCACGGCCCCATTAGAAATGCATCATTTGATAGAAAACGCAATACGTAAACCGAATTTGGCTAACATATCCGCAGCACTCAGTTTGACCATGGAAAAGTAAATGAATTCTGCGATTTAGATAAGCCAGATTGGGCTGCACCTAAAAAGTTGACTGGCATAGACATAAACAATCTTAGTCCGTTTGCAATTGGGCAGTAATTTCTACAATTATTGCGGGATCGGTAGTCTCACAGTGCTTTTCTGCTTGCTGATCATTTGTCTCATTTACAATGCCTTTTTTACAGCCTGCAATGATTATGAATAATAGCCACATCGTTAAAAAATTTTTCATTGTTGTTTTCATAAGACTGTAGGTTTTTGATTGTTAATATGTTATTTTACTTTAAGTTTTCCTTAGAAAGGTCCTCCAGCACTGAATGATGGCTAAATAATGGCATAAATGGCGGTTACCAGCCTGGGTTTTGAACAAGCAGTTTACTCTTCTCAAGCTCATTATAAGGAATAGGATAAAGATATTGTTTGGTTTCGAAGACACGTCTTTGAACAATTATGCGCTGAAAGAAAGTTGTAGCGTCGCCATCCATGTTCATTCCATAAAAGTCTCCACCCTGTTTATTTTTTCCATCATTACCTTCAGCAATCATCCATCTTCTCACATCAAAATAGCGTTGTCCTTCTGTGCAAAGTTCAATTCTGCTTTCTCTTTGTATGGCTTCTCTTTGTAAAGCCTGGTTACCAGCTATTGCTGCATTTAACAATTCGAGTTTTGGCAATCCTGCACGCTCTCTTACCAAATTTACATATTTCAATACATCTGGGTTATTAGCTTCTACTTCGTTTAAAGCTTCGGCATATAGCAAATAAAATTCTGCTAACCTAAAAACAATCGATGGCCTGAAAACAGATGCTACACCCGGACTGGTTTTATGCACTTTTCTATTGAATCGTTTGTAGAGTAAGTAACCACTTACAGTAGATTGTCCGCTTCTATCATTCGGCGAGCCCTTATAGAAATTAATTTCCCTATTGGTAATGTGCCATTTCCTGCCTGCAAAAAATACAGTATTATAAAACCGGGGCTCTCTATTGATCCACATATTGGAAACATTTACTCCATTATACATACTTTTACCTGCTTCGGTGTATAAGGGTGAAGCAGGCAAAAATTGAGCATTGTTAATTGGCAGCCCATCCTTCATATAAAAATCATCAACTAATTCTTGCAATACGGCCGTACTTCCGAGTCCGTTAGGCTCACTTCTTGGAGTTGATCGCCGATCTAAGGCATCGCCATCCATACCTCCCCATCCATTTTTAGAAGTAGCCCATATAATCTCCTTATTATAAACCTGAAACAAATCATAAATCGATTTTTCGGGATCTAAGACACCATTTGTAAATGCCTTATACAATTCGTAGTTGCCCTGCTCTGCAAAGCTGATCATTTCTTTAGTAGCGGCAAGCGCTTTATTCCATTTGGTTTGATCTTTTGCAGGGAACAATTTTTTCCCGTCTTTGTTAGCCAGGCTCACCGCTGGAGCATATCCTCCATTTAATAGCGGACTAGCTGCATACATCCATAGTTTTGCTTTTACAGCCAAAGCAACACCCTTAGTAGGATTGGCCAGGAAGAGTTCATCGGTAATTGCAGTTTGTGGCAGTAAGGGCATTATGGCAGTAAGTTCTTTATCGATAAAGGCGACCACTTCATCAACAGATTGCCGTGGCAGATCTAAATCGCCTGTTGGCTCTACCACTGTTGTTGCAATAGGTATAGGTCCATATTGTTCAAACAACAGATAATGATAGTATGCCCGCATAAACAGTACATTGGTTTTAAGTTGTTTGAACTCTGCATCATCCAACATATCAGCATCTGTACCGGTAGCGGGTATTGGCTTGGCCTTTTCTAAGAAGATATTGGCCTGTCTGATCAATTGGTAAAGCGATTCCCAGCGGTGAAATCCCATATTGAGCGAGTTTTTTGGCGAAATATTGTAATTAACAACATTTCCGAAACCATTGGCAATTTCATCAGACATACCAGCCCAGGGGTTTCCAAGACCATCGCCATTGATAATATTTGAGTAATCTGCTACTCCAGACATTACATTGGCATACCAGCGGCGTGTATAGGCTGGATTATCGAACACCTGATCAGTTGAAGTAAGGCCTCCCGCCAATTCGTTAGATACATCTAAATAGTTTTTCTTGCAAGACATTAAGCCCGCAAACATGAAAAACATAAGGATTGATAAACTAAATTTCATTGTTATTTATTTTAAGTTCTGTTTAAAATGTTAATTCTAACCCAAAGGTGTAAGTACTGGTAAGCGGATAGGGATTATCATTAACATTAGCACCGGTTTGTTCCGGATCGTAATATTTGATATCGTCCCAAACGGTTAAATTATAGCCCATTCCATATATTCTGGCCGATTGAATCTGAAATTTATTTAACCATCTTTTAGGCAAATTGTAACCTATCTCAACATTCTTTAATCTTAAAAAACCACCATTTCTGAGCCAGTAAGTACTGGCAACGGTATTGTTCGCATTGTTTACATTAGAACTATGTAGTCTGGGCATCAAAACATCTTTCCCCTGATTAGCTTCGGTCCACCTGTTTAATGCAAAAGTTCTATAGCTAGACTGATCTACCCCCCACGAAAAAGGATGCCAGCCTTCTGGGATTACCGAACCAAAAACTACAGATGCATTTGCGGTTCCCTGAAAGAAAGAACTTATATAGAAACCTTTATATTCTACGTTAAAGCCAAATCCATAAACAATTTCAGGATTATTGGGGTTGCCTAAGCCGCCTCTTTGGCGATCCAATGCATCAATTTTACCATCATTGTTTAAATCTTTATATTTAATATCGCCAGGACCTAATCTTCCACCCAAAGATGGTATAGGTAAGCCCGGCTTTAGTGCATAAGATTTTGTTCCATTTGTATTATCTGTTACAATAAAATCCTGATCAGAATAAAATCCATCGGCTACGTACAATGTTTGTTCACCCACGCGCGTACCAGTTATAGCCATCCATGGATGAGGCGTTTTTAATTCGTCGTACTCGGTAATTTTATTTCTTGCAAAGGTAAAAGTACCCCTTGTACTGAGTTTAAAATCGCCAAACTCTTGCCTGGCATCTAAACTCGCATCAAAACCACTGTTTCTTACTTTCCCAAAGTTCTCCCAGGGGGCTGCCCTAAAACCAGCAACTGCAGGTATTGTTCTTCTTTGCAATAAAATGCCCGTTCTTTCTGACTTGAAGTAATCGGCTACGATTTCGATTTTATTATTTAGAAAGCCGATATTTACACCGTAGTTTTGCTTATCTTCTATTTCCCACCCTAAGTAAGGCGCTTCAAAACGAGATTCAGTGATACCTGCTGCATAGGTATTTGCACCACCTGCAGTGGTTATCCCCTGACTAAAACTTGTCCCACCAAAGTTATAAACCGGCCGGTACAAAAACCTGGCGGCGCCGGTGTTATCGTTGCCAGTACGTCCGATTGATGCACGTAATTTTAAGTTAGAAACGATACTTTTTAATGCTTCGGGATAAAAAGCTTCATTAGATAGCTGATATCCTAAGCCTAAAGCAGGGAAAAAGCCAAAACGGTAATTTTTGGCGAATGCTTCACTACCGGTGTAACCAAAATTACCCTCAACAAAATAACGGTTTGCAAATGCATAAGTTAGCCTGCCAACTAAGCCTTGTTTCCTAAAAGCCAGCGCCTCGTTATATAGTTGGGTTTCCTTTTGCATGTAAAGTGCCATAGCACCTATCGTATGTTTTCCAAAAGCCCTGTTGTAATTTAAAGATGTTTCGATATACACTTTTTTAGTAGCATTATTCCCTTCAGCCGGATCACCTAGATCGGGATTGCCTGAAAAAGTTTTGGAGAAAATAAGCTTTCCGTTGGCATCTCTTCCGGTTGCATTGTACCTGCTAGGGTTATAACTTCTGGAAGAGGTGAAAGTACCATCGTAATCGTAGCTAACATTACCTCTAAATAGCAAACCGCTAGTAATAAAATCTAATTTCTGATTTAAACGTACATTTGATTGTATGCCACTTCTCCACTCTTTCGCGTAACCTGAGTTCATGAGTTGGTTATAGGGATTACGCATCTGCGAATCACGCTCTTGCCTGAATGTAGAAATGGTACCATCGCTATAAACAGCTGGAAAGGTATATGGAGGGGTAATAATCATTTGCCTGAAAATCTGGTTCGTACTTATCCCAGGATAATTTGTAAGCAGATACTGACCGCTAATATCAACACTGACCGTAGTAGATTTAGAAACATCCAAATCGATATTACTGCGCAAATTATATCTTTTCAAACCAATATTGGTATCATATTTTTTTCCTGGATCGTCTTTAAAAATACCGCTCTCACCAAAATAAGCTCCGGACACGAAATAACGAGCCTTTTCGGTTCCTCCCCTAACATTTAGCGTGTACCTGTGGTTATCGGTTCTTTTTCTGAGCATGGCATCCATCCAATCGGTATTGGGATAGAGATCGGGATCTACATTATTCCTGTATTTAGAAATGAGATCTTCGCTAAACAAGGGTGCAATTCCATCGTTAGAAAGGGCTTCGTTAAATAGCGACAAATAATCTGCAGACCCAACAAATTCTGGTATACGAGTAGGTTTTGCAATGCTATGTTCGGTTCTAAAAGAAATTACTGCTTTTTGTGTCTTACCCCTTTTAGAAGTAATGAGTATTACACCATTAGCCCCTTCTGCACCATAAACAGCTGTTGCTGCTGCATCTTTTAGTACCGAAAAAGTTTCAATTTCATCAGGTTCGATATCATTAATACTTCTTGGTACCCCATCTACTAAAACAAGTGCTGCACTTCCGCCGGCAAATGTACTAACCCCCCTTATCCAAAATTCAGAATTATCATATCCGGGCTCCCCTGAACGTTGAATCGCAATTAAACCAGAAACCTGACCTGCAATATTATTCGTTAAACTTCTCGTCGGAAACTTCAATTGCTCGCCCTTAACCGTACTAATAGAACTGACTACACTTTCTTTTTTCTGAGCTCCATAAGCCACTACAACTACTTCGTTTAGCTTATTTTCTGCACTCTTCATCACAATGTTAATATCATCGAGACCTTTGACTGCAACACGCTGTGTTTTGTATCCTATATAGGCAAATTCCAAACTATCTCTAAGCTCGGTTTCAATAGTATATTTACCTTTATTTGAAGTTTGCTCAATTATTTCTTTTCCCACTACGCGTACAGTAACACCTGGTATAGGTAGGCCAAGTTCATCTTTTACTGTGCCAGATATTTTAAAAGAAGCAATATTTTTGTTGGCAGCTGCCACTATTTTATCCTTTACGATAATCGTTTTATATTCAATAACGTAAGTTAAAGGCTGATTAAAAAAGCACTTATTTAAAACGTCTTTTATATCTGCATTTTTCGCATCTATTGTAACCAGATTGGCCTTGTCTACACTAGTGGAAACAATTATATAATTAAAGTTCGTTTGATTTTTAATTAGTCGTAACACCTTTTCCAATGAAGCGTTTTTTTCTAAAATAGTAACTTTCTGTTGCGCTTTGCTTTCTGCATTTACTTGTAATAATATACTTAGCAACAGTAAGATGGTTAGTTTCATGGTCAAAATAATTTTGTGTATCGTACCAGGATGCCGATACGAATTAAAATCGTAAATTTTCATAACTTTGAATTGTTTGGTTAAAAAATTAAGCACAAGACGGCCTGCACTTAATGTTCGGTTGAGTGTAACTGTAGTTTAATGTGATAATTGAACCCAAATTATTGGCCCAAAGGTGAAGCAACACCCTTGGGCTTTTTAGCGGGCCGTATTAAGCAGGTATAAGCTATTGCATAACAACGATCCTCCTTCCTTGCAACTTAAATTTGAATTTATCTGTTTGTTCTAAAATTTTCAGTACCTCAATGAGCGGCGTGTTACGAGATACTGAACCCAATATTTTTATATGATTTAAACTTCCGTTGTAAACAAATTCTACATCGTACCACCTGGCAATTTTTTTAAGTACACCTTCGAGATTATCATTCTCAAAAATAAAATAGCCATTTTTCCATGCGATAACATCTTCTACATCTACACTTCTTACTTTAAAGCTATTATTGCCAGATAGCAATTGTTGGCCTGGCTTTAATATTTCACTTCCTGCTACTGTTTTCACATTTATAGATCCTTCCAACAAGGTGGTTTTTGCAAAATGCTCATCCTGGTAATTATTAATATTAAAATGTGTACCCAAAACTTCTATCTCTTCTTTTAAGTTTGATGCTGTTGGAGATATTACTTTAAAAGGTTTATTCTTATCCTTTGCCACTTCAAAATAAGCTTCACCGCTTAGTTCAACTATACGTTGCTTGTGCTTTGCAAAACTTGGAGGAAATTTTAAGGATGATGAAGCATTGAGCCAAACTTTTGAGCCATCTTCCAGGATGATTTGGTATTGTCCACCTCTTGGCGTTTCGAGGGTATTGATGGCCAAATCGATATTGTTGCTTGCAGCAGAACTATCTTTTACAACTTTATAAATCAACTCACCATCTTTAGTTTTTATGATACTTACTCCTACAACGCTGGCCAGTTCTCCTGATTTAGTATTGGTAAGCGATATTTTCTTACCATTAGATAGTGTTAAAATAGCGTTGTTCCCTCCCGGCTTAATAATGTTGACTATTGGCAGTATAGTTTTTTTCTGAAAATGAGTTATATAAAAAAAACCTCCAAATAGGCTAAGAGATAGCAAAATAACCGCAGCATATCTGTAAAACATTTTGATAAAAGTAAATCCGGATACTTTAGCCTCCAATTTAAATTCCTGGCTGTTACAAATTGACAGGAACCGCTTTTTTAGTCTTGCTTTTGTTTCCTCAGCGGCTTCTCCATTTGTATTTTCTTCTAATACCGAAGAAATTAATTTTAAATAGCTTTCCTCATTTTCACTTTTGCTAATTTCCTCTAAAAAACTATCCAGATCCTTTGGCGCGCAATTGTTATGAATGATATTGAAGAATCTTGTCGAGCTATTTTTATCCATTGTCCCAAAAGTTGCTTTTTACTAATACGGTAATGCAACATAAATCGGGGGGGGTCAGTTTTCTTTTATTAGAAAAAACAATAAAACGGTCATTGTTATATCGAGGTTATTTAACAGGTATTCTTTAACAAAATGATTTGCCTTAACAAGATACTCTTTAACAGTATGTGATGATATATTCAATATTTCTGCTGCCTCTTTATAGGTGTGGCCTTCAATTTTACACAATTTATAGACACGCCTTTGTTGTGGCGATAATTTACTCAACGCCAGATCTAAAGCTTGTTCGCTTTGTTTTAAGTACAAAGCCTCCTCTATATGAGAATAATGCTGTGTAGCTACAGCCTTGAAATTATGATATAGTTTTTGATCGGACTGCAGTTTTCTGAAAAAATCGTAAACTAAATTTTGCCCAACCCGATAAAGAAAAGACTTGAAACTTGTATTTGTTAGAATGTGTTCCCGTTTCTGCCAAACTTTAATAAACAGTTCTTGCAAAATCTCCTCTGCCACGTGCTCATCCTTTACCATTTTTAGTATATTGGTATATAACTGAAAACTATAAATACTGTAAAGTTCAGAAAATGCATCCTGATCTCCTTGCTTAAGCTTCTCCAGCAAATCAGTCGTTTCTGTTTTTTTTGTCTGCTGCAAAATCATCAATTATTAACATGAAACGTTTATATATTAGGATAACTGCTTTGACTTACTCGCAGAAGTAAGAGATCAAAACACTATTTCACAAAAATTTAATAGGTTCTAGTATCAACAATTATATAGATAAATTTTAATAATCGCTCGGTTAAGAGTGAAAATATTAAGGATTATTTCCAAACTTAAAATTTTATGTTGTTTTTTTTAAGTTTTACGGCTAAGTTTATGCGTGCTTTCGGTAAAGAGCTTCCCAGTTTTATTATAAAGAGTTATGCCATTGGCATTGCTCGGAATGGCACAAGTAAAGGCTTTAAATATTTTACACCTGATCAGTTCAAAACACCGTCCTTAGCCATGACCATATCTGGCTGGTTAAAACTTACGCCTATCGAAGCCCCTTTAATAAAGCTCCTTTCTACTTTACCAGCTAGTTCTGCAGCCTCTGTAATTTTGATACCAAATTTGCTGTCGGCAACAAGGTTAACGGCCCTCTATTAGATTAACCCAACGCCCTATAACGGTCTGCGTACTGTTGGTATGGTGGCCCAACATTACAGAAATGGGATACTGTTAATGCTGTACATGACACTGATTGTTGCAATGTTGCTGTCCGATGTACAAAAATGCTAATATAATCGGTTACAAGACTGCAAAAAGGCGTTTCGCTAATAGAGGTTAGAGACCTAACAATTGCCGTGATAGTTATGCAATGTGGTGGAGATCCGGGTCTATTTTATGATTTGCAATTTTAAACTTTACACCTACAAACAGGTAACTCTTGATTGATG
This genomic interval carries:
- a CDS encoding SusC/RagA family TonB-linked outer membrane protein, whose protein sequence is MKIYDFNSYRHPGTIHKIILTMKLTILLLLSILLQVNAESKAQQKVTILEKNASLEKVLRLIKNQTNFNYIIVSTSVDKANLVTIDAKNADIKDVLNKCFFNQPLTYVIEYKTIIVKDKIVAAANKNIASFKISGTVKDELGLPIPGVTVRVVGKEIIEQTSNKGKYTIETELRDSLEFAYIGYKTQRVAVKGLDDINIVMKSAENKLNEVVVVAYGAQKKESVVSSISTVKGEQLKFPTRSLTNNIAGQVSGLIAIQRSGEPGYDNSEFWIRGVSTFAGGSAALVLVDGVPRSINDIEPDEIETFSVLKDAAATAVYGAEGANGVILITSKRGKTQKAVISFRTEHSIAKPTRIPEFVGSADYLSLFNEALSNDGIAPLFSEDLISKYRNNVDPDLYPNTDWMDAMLRKRTDNHRYTLNVRGGTEKARYFVSGAYFGESGIFKDDPGKKYDTNIGLKRYNLRSNIDLDVSKSTTVSVDISGQYLLTNYPGISTNQIFRQMIITPPYTFPAVYSDGTISTFRQERDSQMRNPYNQLMNSGYAKEWRSGIQSNVRLNQKLDFITSGLLFRGNVSYDYDGTFTSSRSYNPSRYNATGRDANGKLIFSKTFSGNPDLGDPAEGNNATKKVYIETSLNYNRAFGKHTIGAMALYMQKETQLYNEALAFRKQGLVGRLTYAFANRYFVEGNFGYTGSEAFAKNYRFGFFPALGLGYQLSNEAFYPEALKSIVSNLKLRASIGRTGNDNTGAARFLYRPVYNFGGTSFSQGITTAGGANTYAAGITESRFEAPYLGWEIEDKQNYGVNIGFLNNKIEIVADYFKSERTGILLQRRTIPAVAGFRAAPWENFGKVRNSGFDASLDARQEFGDFKLSTRGTFTFARNKITEYDELKTPHPWMAITGTRVGEQTLYVADGFYSDQDFIVTDNTNGTKSYALKPGLPIPSLGGRLGPGDIKYKDLNNDGKIDALDRQRGGLGNPNNPEIVYGFGFNVEYKGFYISSFFQGTANASVVFGSVIPEGWHPFSWGVDQSSYRTFALNRWTEANQGKDVLMPRLHSSNVNNANNTVASTYWLRNGGFLRLKNVEIGYNLPKRWLNKFQIQSARIYGMGYNLTVWDDIKYYDPEQTGANVNDNPYPLTSTYTFGLELTF
- a CDS encoding RagB/SusD family nutrient uptake outer membrane protein, translated to MKFSLSILMFFMFAGLMSCKKNYLDVSNELAGGLTSTDQVFDNPAYTRRWYANVMSGVADYSNIINGDGLGNPWAGMSDEIANGFGNVVNYNISPKNSLNMGFHRWESLYQLIRQANIFLEKAKPIPATGTDADMLDDAEFKQLKTNVLFMRAYYHYLLFEQYGPIPIATTVVEPTGDLDLPRQSVDEVVAFIDKELTAIMPLLPQTAITDELFLANPTKGVALAVKAKLWMYAASPLLNGGYAPAVSLANKDGKKLFPAKDQTKWNKALAATKEMISFAEQGNYELYKAFTNGVLDPEKSIYDLFQVYNKEIIWATSKNGWGGMDGDALDRRSTPRSEPNGLGSTAVLQELVDDFYMKDGLPINNAQFLPASPLYTEAGKSMYNGVNVSNMWINREPRFYNTVFFAGRKWHITNREINFYKGSPNDRSGQSTVSGYLLYKRFNRKVHKTSPGVASVFRPSIVFRLAEFYLLYAEALNEVEANNPDVLKYVNLVRERAGLPKLELLNAAIAGNQALQREAIQRESRIELCTEGQRYFDVRRWMIAEGNDGKNKQGGDFYGMNMDGDATTFFQRIIVQRRVFETKQYLYPIPYNELEKSKLLVQNPGW